In Oryza sativa Japonica Group chromosome 1, ASM3414082v1, the genomic stretch GGTAGTATAGGTATATTGTAGGAATGTTATCAAATTTTTTTGCGAATTTTTAACAACTATTTATATGGTGTTTGAATAAATCAGGGACGTCCTCTCGAGAGTTTAAGACTGCGTTCGAGAGTGAAGATTCGAAACCATCTCTATCGACCTGGAGTGAGGGAGTACTTGAAAACAATCTGATCACTACACTCGATCTCGCCCCGTGCCATTCACCACCGTAGGATTATCTCGAATGGGTAACGAAAGCAACATGTCTCTCATTAGTTGCAGCTCTCGAGCTCCACACAAACTAGTGGCCTTTGGCCACTGCTTTGCTCTTTTGACACAACATACTCACTATTTTCAGAAACTGTGGCTCCAGGTTGGCTTTTCTTGCCTGCTGAAATTTGCAAAGTGCAGGCATTTCTGTCTTCATGCCGATTTCAGAGAGGGCAACAACAACGCCATCATCGTCATATTACTCGTTGGAGTTGGATCCACTGTTGAGTGATCTCGCAGAGAAGAAGCTTAGCCTGAGGAGAAGCTTGGCTTGGCTGGATGCAGAGCTCAAGGATGCCAAGATCAAGCTTGCTTCCAAGGAACAGTTGCTTGCTCAGGAATCAGAAAACAGGAAGGTATGTTCCACTCTCCTAATCATGACTTCTCGATGTTCTGTGAAAAAACAATTGCACTGAATTGATGAAATATTAGAAGTTTGCTGAGTCGAGGGCGAGAagcatggaggaggaggtgaagaaGCTGCATAAATGTTTACAGGACAAGGATGAGCAGCTGCGAACATCAATATGTAGCACTGAACAGGTGATCATCACCCCCTTATACTACACTTACTGTCAATCTTCCAGTGTGATGTGTTCAGGTAACTGTTATgttttggtgtaatatttttttttgacctaGTAGTTTCATCAACTGCAAATCAAATGGGAAATTTTCATGTCAGCAGTATTTGTCTTCCTACAAATTGGATATTCTTAGATCACAGATTTCAGTGGCACAAGCCACTGCAGAAGCCAGTGCAGAATCAGCCATGTTGGCACGGTTGCAGTGCTTGTCCCTGTCAGGAGGGCATGAGAAGATCAATTCTTTGGGTGAATGCGAGCTTCGAGTGAAGAAGGTAGAGGAGCAGCTAGATCTTGTTCAGAAGTTCCTTGAAGCGAAAGAGCTCTCGCAGGTCGTTATACGCTTACAAGTTACAAATTAATTACTTCCTTGATCCACAAAATACATTCATTTAGTATGTTTTTatattgaaattttaaattatgcttttattcaatttaaatttgttgGTAATATATAGTTGGAGAAGAATCAAATGACAACGGTTCATGAGCTGAAGAAGAAGGTACTGAAACTTGAATGCACCCTCAAAGTATCAAGAGCTCAGCTGCGAAAACTACATAAGGTACTATGCTTACCACTTGCAATATTCAGGGAATGATTTTCACCTTCAGAGGATTACTGATCAACATGAGTgcaatcacattttttttcatttcctgAAAATTAACCATCTATCTTCTCTCTGCTAATCTAATCATATATGTAGTTGGAATATCTTGCAATCATACATGTTTAATCTTCCTTATGTAGATGGTAGAGCGAAGAGATAAACCTCTCAAAAAACTACAAAGCCGATTGCCGCTGAAGCAGCAGACCGCCTGCGACAAGCAGAAGTTGTGGGAGAGCTCAGGCTTCAGGATCATAGCCTCCATGTCAATATTGGCCCTGGCTATGCTGTCGAAGCGATGAACTGAACAAGTGATGATTGACGTCGTCGTGTATCAGTTGTCTATGGCAGACGCAAATGTTCCTGTATTGGTGTCAGGGTTATGAGATAGTTGATGGTATGAATGATAAATCTGTGTAGCATCATTACCAGTTCTCCGTACCAAATTTGACGAAATTCAGTGTACTGTCGTAGACTTCAGCGTGGTGGAAACTTAAACCAATGCACTAAATGAACTTGGGGAAGAAGATCGTGGCCAGCGGCGGCTAAGGTGCGCCATTTTCATTTCTGAATCGGCCATTTATTGTGCTGATGCTGATGATGAGATTGGGTTTGAATTTGATGGACAGAGAGCCTCCAGGTTTGGCTGATAAAGATGTAGAAAAATAAACAtggtaaaaaattaaattttagaattGGACTTGTCTATTTCTAtttttagcagtttaaaaattaaggctactattttttttaaaaaaaaagagactagaaaattttgaaactaagTTAAAAATTCATTTGTTTTTCTATGGCTAAACAAACAGCGAGGGTACAAATCTTGGAATAACCGCATGGCCGATTGGTTGTGCCTTTGAAATTTATATCTCCTTTTGAGCTGTAAAAAccgaatgaaaaaaaatacggCAAGAATTCTATAGAAATGGTAACTGTTTATCCATTTCGTTTGTGAAAATGGAGTGAAGAAAACGCCTATTATTGTCGTACGATACTCtgctccttctccctctcttcttTCGCTCGACCTACTAGAAATGGCAATGGGACCCGATCACTGATTCCCCGCGGTAAATTCACATATTAGGGATGAGGATGGTTGaaatctatcttttttttttctcgaacgcgcaaaaggattgcacgtcaatatattagaagaatatAATGTTTGTTACATGACGCAATCAATCAGACCGACTTATGCCAAGAAAGGGGAGAAAAAAGACTAAAATAAATAAGAGACGAAAGGGTTGAAATCTATCCTCCATGGGGAATCAAATGTTTCCAAACTAATCACCATCAGGGATGACGGGGGCGGGGATGGTGCTCTATCCCCCGTCCCCGCCCCCCGTGGTGA encodes the following:
- the LOC9269676 gene encoding nuclear envelope-associated protein 3 isoform X1, which gives rise to MPISERATTTPSSSYYSLELDPLLSDLAEKKLSLRRSLAWLDAELKDAKIKLASKEQLLAQESENRKKFAESRARSMEEEVKKLHKCLQDKDEQLRTSICSTEQYLSSYKLDILRSQISVAQATAEASAESAMLARLQCLSLSGGHEKINSLGECELRVKKVEEQLDLVQKFLEAKELSQLEKNQMTTVHELKKKVLKLECTLKVSRAQLRKLHKMVERRDKPLKKLQSRLPLKQQTACDKQKLWESSGFRIIASMSILALAMLSKR
- the LOC9269676 gene encoding nuclear envelope-associated protein 3 isoform X2, coding for MPISERATTTPSSSYYSLELDPLLSDLAEKKLSLRRSLAWLDAELKDAKIKLASKEQLLAQESENRKFAESRARSMEEEVKKLHKCLQDKDEQLRTSICSTEQYLSSYKLDILRSQISVAQATAEASAESAMLARLQCLSLSGGHEKINSLGECELRVKKVEEQLDLVQKFLEAKELSQLEKNQMTTVHELKKKVLKLECTLKVSRAQLRKLHKMVERRDKPLKKLQSRLPLKQQTACDKQKLWESSGFRIIASMSILALAMLSKR
- the LOC9269676 gene encoding nuclear envelope-associated protein 3 isoform X3, which encodes MPISERATTTPSSSYYSLELDPLLSDLAEKKLSLRRSLAWLDAELKDAKIKLASKEQLLAQESENRKKFAESRARSMEEEVKKLHKCLQDKDEQLRTSICSTEQISVAQATAEASAESAMLARLQCLSLSGGHEKINSLGECELRVKKVEEQLDLVQKFLEAKELSQLEKNQMTTVHELKKKVLKLECTLKVSRAQLRKLHKMVERRDKPLKKLQSRLPLKQQTACDKQKLWESSGFRIIASMSILALAMLSKR
- the LOC9269676 gene encoding nuclear envelope-associated protein 3 isoform X4, with product MPISERATTTPSSSYYSLELDPLLSDLAEKKLSLRRSLAWLDAELKDAKIKLASKEQLLAQESENRKFAESRARSMEEEVKKLHKCLQDKDEQLRTSICSTEQISVAQATAEASAESAMLARLQCLSLSGGHEKINSLGECELRVKKVEEQLDLVQKFLEAKELSQLEKNQMTTVHELKKKVLKLECTLKVSRAQLRKLHKMVERRDKPLKKLQSRLPLKQQTACDKQKLWESSGFRIIASMSILALAMLSKR